A region from the Rhodamnia argentea isolate NSW1041297 chromosome 7, ASM2092103v1, whole genome shotgun sequence genome encodes:
- the LOC115742446 gene encoding uncharacterized protein LOC115742446 has translation MAAVSNPSSSSENPKIIVERNPSESRLSELNIKCWPKWACPPGKYRLKFDAQETCYLLKGKVKAYSIGSSGLAPALASSLDFVEFAAGDLVIIPKGIRCTWDVSVAIDKYYKFEPSSLSASSSSSS, from the exons ATGGCTGCGGTCTCGAATCCAAGTAGTTCTTCGGAGAATCCGAAGATCATCGTTGAAAGGAACCCTTCGGAGTCCAGACTGTCTGAGCTGAACATCAAGTGCTGGCCCAA ATGGGCTTGCCCACCTGGGAAGTATCGGCTCAAGTTTGATGCACAAGAAACGTGTTACCTTCTCAAGGGCAAGGTCAAGGCATATTCAATAGGGTCGTCGGGGTTGGCGCCGGCGCTGGCGTCGTCTTTGGACTTTGTGGAGTTTGCCGCAGGAGACTTGGTGATCATTCCCAAGGGTATCAGGTGCACTTGGGACGTGTCTGTTGCCATCGATAAGTACTACAAATTCGAGCCATCTTCGTTGtcggcatcttcttcttcttcttcttag